The DNA region GCGCGCCCCACGCGCCGACGCATGCGCCGACCAGCGGGAAGTAACGCGCGGCCTGGTCGAGATCGCCGGCCGCATAGCCGATCGCGCGCGGCACCGGCACGCGCGTGAAATAGCCGAGCGCGACGAAGAAGTAGCGCAGTTCGGCGCGTACGCCGCCGCGCGCGCGCTCAGGCGTCACGATTGTCGACGCCGGCGGATTCGAAGCTCGCCATCTCGGTGAGGAACGCGGCCGCCGCGCGCACCAGCGGCAGCGCGAGCGCGGCGCCCGTGCCTTCGCCGAGCCGCAGGTCGAGCGCGAGCAGCGGCTTCGCGCCGAAATGCTCGAGCATGCGCCGGTGGCCGGCCTCGTGGGACGCATGCGAGAACACGCAGTAATCGCGCACGCCGGGCGCGATGCGCTCGGCGACGAGCAGCGCGGCCGTCGCGATGAAGCCGTCGACGAGGATCGTCATTCGCTCGCTCGCGGCCGCGAGATACGCGCCCGTCATCATCGCGATCTCGAAGCCGCCGAACGTCGCGAGTACGTCGAGCGGCGCGATCGCGTGCGAATGCCGGACGAGCGCGCGGCCGAGCACCGCGCGCTTGTGCGCGAGCCCCTGGTCGTCGAGGCCCGTGCCGCGCCCCACGCACGCGTCGATCGGCACGTCGAGCAAACGGCTCATCAGGCATGCGGCCGACGACGTGTTCGCGATCCCCATTTCGCCGAAGCCGATCACGTTCGTGCCGAGCGACGCGTGCAGGCGCACCCGCGCGGCACCGGCCGCGAGCGCCGTCGTCGCCTCGTCGCGCGTCATCGCCGGTTCGGCTGCGAAGTTGCGCGTGCCGCGCGCAACCGGCAGCGACACGAGCCGGTCGGATACCGGCAGCGGCGACGCGACGCCCGCGTCGACGATCTCGAGCACGCACTGCGCGACACCCGAGAACGCATTGATCGCCGCGCCGCCGGCCAGGAAGTTCGCAACCATCTGCGCGGTGACCGCCTGCGGATACGGGCTCACGCCCTCGGCCGCGATCCCGTGGTCGCCGGCGAACACGATCGTCACGGGACGCTGCACGTGCGGCCGCTCGGTGCGCTGGATCAGGCCGATCTGCAACGCGATCGCCTCGAGCTGGCCGAGACTGC from Burkholderia ambifaria AMMD includes:
- the cobT gene encoding nicotinate-nucleotide--dimethylbenzimidazole phosphoribosyltransferase — encoded protein: MTNPTDFPPAIAPLDDALRKRLQHVIDHKTKPPGSLGQLEAIALQIGLIQRTERPHVQRPVTIVFAGDHGIAAEGVSPYPQAVTAQMVANFLAGGAAINAFSGVAQCVLEIVDAGVASPLPVSDRLVSLPVARGTRNFAAEPAMTRDEATTALAAGAARVRLHASLGTNVIGFGEMGIANTSSAACLMSRLLDVPIDACVGRGTGLDDQGLAHKRAVLGRALVRHSHAIAPLDVLATFGGFEIAMMTGAYLAAASERMTILVDGFIATAALLVAERIAPGVRDYCVFSHASHEAGHRRMLEHFGAKPLLALDLRLGEGTGAALALPLVRAAAAFLTEMASFESAGVDNRDA